In the Streptomyces sp. 3214.6 genome, TGGACAGGGCTCCGCAGGTAGTCGCTGGCAGGGGACGGGAGCGAAGCCGATCGTGCTCGGCGGTGGCGGGCTGCTGATCGTGCTGATGGTGTTCTGGTCGCAGGTGTGGCCGTACGTCGTTGGGAGTGTGCTCCTGGGCGGTGTGGGAGCGGCGGGCTGGTGGCTGTGGCGTACCGACCGGAGGGTACGTGCTCGGGACCGCCACTGGCGGCAGGACGAGGCAGTGAAAGCCGGTCGGCGGACCCTGGCCGAGGTGGATGCGATGACGGGCACCGAGTTCGAGGAGCTGGTCGCCGACCTGTGCCGTAGGGACGGGTGTACGGAAGTCCGGCGGGTGGGCGGTTCGCATGACAACGGTGCCGACGTCGTCGGTCGTCTGCCGGACGGCCGGACGATGGTGATCCAGAAACCGGCGCAGTCCATTTCGGTCTGGCACGTGCCGACCAGCAGGCGCCGCGCCTGCCGGTCGGGAGACAGAGGCGTCACCCCGTGGTGGTGATGAGCTCGTCGAGTACCTGCTCCAACAGGCTGTTGTCGCCGAGGAAGCTCTTCACCGAGGCGTCCTCGTTGCGCTGGGGGTCCATGCCCGACCAGTTCAGGTCGTATCCCGCATCGGTGCTGAGTTGGGCCAGGAACGCCCGCTGGGCACGGCCGTTGCCCTCGCGGAACGGGTGGAGGACGTTCATGTCGCCGTATAGCTCGGCCAGTCGGATGACGAATTCCTGCCGGGGGAGATCCCGCAGATGACCGGAGGGGGCGAGACGGCCGAAGACCTCTCCGGCGTAGGACACCAGGTTTCTCGCCGGGCAGAACGGTGTGCGCTTGGCGATGTTCACGGTGCGTAACTCGCCTGCCCACGGATAGATGTCGCCGAAGATTGCGGCATGGAACGCCTGGAGATGGCCGAGGTCATACGCGCCGGGCAGGGGGCGTTCGGTGAGCATGAGGAGGCGCGCCCGGGTGATGTCGGCCTCCGCTGCGTCGAGCAGCTGATGGTCGGTGATGCCGAGCTTGTTGCGCAGTACGCCGCTGGGCATGGCGTACGGATCATTCACCCTGCCCGCCGCTCCGAAGTCTGTCCGTGGCGGGCGATCGCGCGGGCGACAAGGGTGTCCACGTCGAGGTCGCCCTTTACGTACGCCTCGGTGTCGCGGTCGGATGCCTCGGAGGCGTGGAGCCCCTCGGCCTCGATGGAGCCGGTGGCCGAGGCGACGGCCGCACGCCGTGCGGCTCGGCCGCTCAGTGCCTCGAAGGCCTCGACGGACAGGAGGACGCCCTGGGGCTTGCGGTGGGCGCCGATCAGGACCGGGTGGGCATCCGCGCCGGACTCCGACAGGTCAGTCAGGATCCGCGACAGTCGTGCGCGCGCGTCGCTGACGGTCACGACCTCGGGAATCTCCATGCTGTCACCGTACCCATATAGAGGCCTGATTCTGTACAGATTCTAGTACGGATTCCGGTGAGTGTTCCGCCTCGGTCGGCCCTGGAGGTATCCCCGACCCCGGCCCGGAGGCTGAGCCGCGGCTCAGCTAGTCCGTGTAGTGGTAACGAGCCTTGAGGATCTTGACCTGTTTGTCGTCGGCTCGGTAGACGAGGCGGTGTTCGTCGTCGATGCGTCGCGACCAGTAGCCGGACAGGTCTCCCTTGAGCGGTTCGGGTTTCCCGATGCCGTTGAACGGATCGCGCTGGATCTCGCCGATGAGGCGAACGATGCGGCGCACCATCTTGCGGTCGGTCTCGAGCCAGTGCTGGAAGTCGTCCCAGGCGGCTGGGTCGAAGTTGACGTCCCTCACTCCTCACCGGCCAGTTCTTGGAGCTCCTCCAGGGTCTTGGTGACCCCTGTCCGGCCCGCACGGTCGCGGGCGACGGCTTCCATGAGACGGCGGGCATTGGCCGGCGAACGCAGGAGGTAGACGGTCTCCTGCCAGGCGTCGTAGTCCTCTGCCGACATGAGGATGGCGTCGCCGTTCTTGGAGTGAATGCGTACCGGCGCGTGGTCGTCGTTGACCTTCTTGATCAGGGGGAAAAGTTCCTTGCGCGCCTCGCTGGCGGTGAGGGCCATAGCACCCGTCCTCTCTTGAAGTGGTACCTAACATCGTACCGGACTGGTACGGAAATACGTACCAGTTGCCCGGGTGGCTGTCGGCTGTGAAGGAGCCGGGGGAGTCGGTCGACGTCCGGTGGGCGACGAGTTCGGTGTGGCCGCGAGGGGGAGTAGGGCTCCTGCGGTACCTGCCCGCAGTCCTCCCGCGGGACGGTCCGGACCGTCGTCGGTCCGGACCGTCCCGCCCACAAGCGTCAGAGCCGTCAGGACGTGGGGGTGCTGTCCTGCGTCGTCTTGTTCCTGCCCGTCAGCCGTTCGCGGAGCACCGCGAACACCACCACGGCCGCGGCCACCGCCGTGGACAGCACCACCTGGTCGCGGCCGCCGCCGTCTGCCGTGTCGGTCAGCATGTAGCCCAGGACGAAGGTGATGAGGGCGATGGTCGCCCAGGTCAGGTAGGGGTAGAGCCACATCCGGACGATCAGCTTCTCCGGCGACTCCCGCTGGATGATCTTGCGCATCCGCAGCTGGGAGAAGCAGATCACCAGCCAGACGAACAGGGCGATCGCGCCGGAGGCGTTGAGCAGGAACTGGAAGACCGTGTCGGGCCAGAGGTAGTTGAAGGCGACGGCGACGAAGCCGAAGACGACCGAGGCGAGGATGGCCGCGCGGGGGACGCCGCGGTTCGTGGTCTGGCCGAAGGCGGCGGGGGCGTCGCTGCGGCGGCCGAGGGAGAAGGCCATGCGCGAGGCGGTGTAGAGGCCGGAGTTGAGACAGGAGAGCACCGAGGTCAGCACGATGGTGTTCATGATCTGCGCGGCGTGCGGGATGCCGATGGAGCTCAGGGCGGCGACGTACGAGCCGTCCTTGAGGATCGCGGGGTCGTCCCAGCGCAGCAGCGAGACCACGACCAGGATCGAGCCCAGGTAGAACACCGCGATGCGCCAGATGACGCTGTTGGTGGCCTTGGTGACGGCGGCCCGCGGGTCGGCGGTCTCGCCCGCCGCCAGGGTGACGATCTCGCTGCCCATGAAGGAGAAGACGACCATCAGGACGCCGGTGAGGATCGCGCCGGGCCCGTTCGGCAGGAAGCCGCCGTGCGCGGTGAGGTTGGAGAAGCCGCTCGCCGGATGGTCGGAGCCGGGCAGCAGCCCGAAGAGCGCGAGGCCGCCGATCACGATGAACGCGGCGATGGCGACGACCTTGATGCCGGCGAACCAGAACTCGAACTCGCCGTAGGAGCTGACCGAGGCAAGGTTGGTGGCGGTGAGGACGGTCATGACGATCAGGGCCCAGCCCCACTGGGGGACGGCCGGGATCCAGCCCGCGAGGATCTTGGCGCCGGCGGTCGCCTCGACGGCGAGCACCACGACCCAGAAGAACCAGTACAGCCAGCCGATGGTGAAGCCGGCCCAGCGGCCGAGCGCGCGGTCCGCGTAGGCGGAGAACGAACCGGAGGTGGGGTTGGCCGCGGCCATCTCGCCGAGCATGCGCATCACGAGGACGACGAGGACGCCGACGAGCGCGTACGAGACGAGGATGCCGGGGCCGGCGGCGGCGATGCCGGAGCCGGAGCCGACGAACAGGCCGGCGCCGATGACACCACCGATGGCGATCATCGACAGATGGCGGTTCTTGAGTCCGGCCTGCAGGCCGCCGGACTCGGTGGGATCGGTTTTGGGGAGGGTTGTGGTCATCTCGACATCCAGGAGGGAGAGCGGACAGGGAGGACGGACCTGGGGTGCCTGGAAATTAGTTCAGTACGATCGAAAAGAACAAGACTTGTTTAACTGTTCACCTTGCTCTATTTTTCAGGCACCCGTCAGCACCCGGTTAAGGTGGCGCCGTGGTGAATGCAGCGGGCAAGTTCGGCCCCTACAGCGGTTGGGACACCCGCGTCCTGGCCGGTCGGGGCCCCACGGGAGCGGAGCTCGTCCGGTCCCGGATCGCCCTGCGGGTGCGTCTGAGGTCCGTGTCGCCGGGAGACCGGCTGCCGGACGCGGGCGTCCTCGCCGAGGAGCTCGGGATCAGCGAGATCACCGTGCGCCGCGCGCTGGAGGCCATGTGCCAGGACGGCCTGCTCGACCGCCGCCGGGGCCGGGCCGGCGGGACCTTCGTCGCGGCGGACTGGGACACGGTCGTCGCCGTGATGCACGACGACGACGAGGCGGCCTCACTGGACGCCTTCCATCTGCTGCTCGAGTGCGGGCTCGTGGCGCACACCGCGGGCGAGGTCCCGGACGGCCGGCTGGAGGGGCTGCGCGCGCTGGTCGAGGAGATGGACCTGGCCGACGACCCGGCACGACTGCTCGAACTGGAGACCCGCTTCCACCTCGACCTCGCGGAGACGCTCGGCGGCGCCGGGATCCGCGAGTTCGCCGCCGACCTGCTCGGCCGGCAGTGCCTGCTGCGGCCCGCCCCGGACTCC is a window encoding:
- a CDS encoding DUF2034 domain-containing protein, producing MLGGGGLLIVLMVFWSQVWPYVVGSVLLGGVGAAGWWLWRTDRRVRARDRHWRQDEAVKAGRRTLAEVDAMTGTEFEELVADLCRRDGCTEVRRVGGSHDNGADVVGRLPDGRTMVIQKPAQSISVWHVPTSRRRACRSGDRGVTPWW
- a CDS encoding Fic/DOC family protein; the protein is MPSGVLRNKLGITDHQLLDAAEADITRARLLMLTERPLPGAYDLGHLQAFHAAIFGDIYPWAGELRTVNIAKRTPFCPARNLVSYAGEVFGRLAPSGHLRDLPRQEFVIRLAELYGDMNVLHPFREGNGRAQRAFLAQLSTDAGYDLNWSGMDPQRNEDASVKSFLGDNSLLEQVLDELITTTG
- a CDS encoding type II toxin-antitoxin system Phd/YefM family antitoxin; its protein translation is MEIPEVVTVSDARARLSRILTDLSESGADAHPVLIGAHRKPQGVLLSVEAFEALSGRAARRAAVASATGSIEAEGLHASEASDRDTEAYVKGDLDVDTLVARAIARHGQTSERRAG
- a CDS encoding Txe/YoeB family addiction module toxin, with the translated sequence MRDVNFDPAAWDDFQHWLETDRKMVRRIVRLIGEIQRDPFNGIGKPEPLKGDLSGYWSRRIDDEHRLVYRADDKQVKILKARYHYTD
- a CDS encoding type II toxin-antitoxin system Phd/YefM family antitoxin, encoding MALTASEARKELFPLIKKVNDDHAPVRIHSKNGDAILMSAEDYDAWQETVYLLRSPANARRLMEAVARDRAGRTGVTKTLEELQELAGEE
- a CDS encoding amino acid permease, producing the protein MTTTLPKTDPTESGGLQAGLKNRHLSMIAIGGVIGAGLFVGSGSGIAAAGPGILVSYALVGVLVVLVMRMLGEMAAANPTSGSFSAYADRALGRWAGFTIGWLYWFFWVVVLAVEATAGAKILAGWIPAVPQWGWALIVMTVLTATNLASVSSYGEFEFWFAGIKVVAIAAFIVIGGLALFGLLPGSDHPASGFSNLTAHGGFLPNGPGAILTGVLMVVFSFMGSEIVTLAAGETADPRAAVTKATNSVIWRIAVFYLGSILVVVSLLRWDDPAILKDGSYVAALSSIGIPHAAQIMNTIVLTSVLSCLNSGLYTASRMAFSLGRRSDAPAAFGQTTNRGVPRAAILASVVFGFVAVAFNYLWPDTVFQFLLNASGAIALFVWLVICFSQLRMRKIIQRESPEKLIVRMWLYPYLTWATIALITFVLGYMLTDTADGGGRDQVVLSTAVAAAVVVFAVLRERLTGRNKTTQDSTPTS
- a CDS encoding FadR/GntR family transcriptional regulator encodes the protein MVNAAGKFGPYSGWDTRVLAGRGPTGAELVRSRIALRVRLRSVSPGDRLPDAGVLAEELGISEITVRRALEAMCQDGLLDRRRGRAGGTFVAADWDTVVAVMHDDDEAASLDAFHLLLECGLVAHTAGEVPDGRLEGLRALVEEMDLADDPARLLELETRFHLDLAETLGGAGIREFAADLLGRQCLLRPAPDSAVVHARNRCHADLLDELTRGAMDPAVRAVKAHRYAGPS